A stretch of Streptococcus sp. oral taxon 061 DNA encodes these proteins:
- a CDS encoding phospho-sugar mutase has protein sequence MTYQENYQKWVNFAELPDYLRQDLENMDEKTKEDAFYTNLEFGTAGMRGLIGAGTNRINIYVVRQATEGLARLIESKGGNEKERGVAIAYDSRHFSPEFAFESAAVLAKHSIKSYVFESLRPTPELSFAVRHLNCFAGIMITASHNPAPFNGYKVYGEDGGQMPPHDADALTTYIRAIENPFAVEVADVEAEKASGLIEVIGEAVDTEYLKEVKDVNINPALIEEFGKDMKIVYTPLHGTGEMLARRALAQAGFDSVQVVEAQATPDPDFSTVKSPNPENQAAFALAEELGRQVGADVLVATDPDADRVGVEVLQKDGSYLNLSGNQIGAIMAKYILEAHKNAGTLPENAALCKSIVSTDLVTKIAESYGATMFNVLTGFKFIAEKIQEFEDKHNHTYMMGFEESFGYLIKPFVRDKDAIQAVLVVAELAAYYRSRGLTLADGIEEIYKEYGYYAEKTISVTLSGVDGAEQIKAIMAKFRENGPKEWNATEITVVEDFKAQTSTAADGTVTALTTPPSDVLKYTLADGSWIAVRPSGTEPKIKFYIAVVGESNEDSQAKIANIEAEINAFVK, from the coding sequence ATGACTTATCAAGAAAATTACCAAAAATGGGTAAATTTTGCAGAACTTCCTGACTACCTTCGTCAAGATTTAGAAAATATGGATGAAAAAACAAAGGAAGACGCCTTCTATACTAATCTTGAATTTGGTACAGCTGGTATGCGCGGATTGATTGGTGCAGGTACAAACCGTATTAACATCTATGTTGTCCGTCAAGCAACTGAAGGTTTGGCTCGTTTGATTGAGTCAAAAGGGGGAAATGAAAAAGAACGTGGTGTAGCCATTGCTTACGATAGCCGTCACTTCTCTCCAGAATTTGCCTTTGAGTCTGCAGCAGTTCTTGCTAAACACAGTATTAAATCCTATGTCTTTGAAAGTCTTCGTCCAACTCCAGAACTTTCATTTGCTGTTCGTCACCTCAACTGTTTTGCAGGAATCATGATTACAGCTAGTCACAACCCAGCTCCATTTAATGGATACAAGGTTTATGGTGAAGATGGTGGTCAAATGCCTCCGCATGATGCAGATGCTTTGACAACTTATATTCGTGCTATCGAAAACCCATTTGCTGTTGAAGTTGCTGATGTAGAAGCTGAAAAAGCTTCTGGTTTGATTGAAGTTATTGGCGAAGCAGTCGATACCGAATACCTCAAAGAAGTTAAAGATGTAAACATCAACCCAGCCTTGATTGAAGAATTTGGTAAAGACATGAAGATTGTCTACACACCACTTCACGGTACTGGTGAAATGTTGGCTCGCCGTGCACTTGCACAAGCAGGATTTGACTCTGTACAAGTCGTGGAAGCTCAAGCAACACCAGATCCAGACTTCTCTACTGTGAAATCTCCAAACCCAGAAAATCAAGCAGCCTTTGCTCTTGCTGAAGAACTTGGTCGCCAAGTAGGTGCTGATGTTCTTGTCGCAACTGACCCTGACGCTGACCGCGTTGGTGTCGAAGTTCTTCAAAAAGATGGTAGCTACCTCAACCTATCAGGGAACCAAATCGGTGCTATCATGGCTAAATACATCTTGGAAGCCCACAAAAATGCTGGAACCCTTCCAGAAAATGCTGCCCTCTGCAAATCAATCGTATCAACTGACTTGGTTACTAAGATTGCTGAAAGCTACGGCGCAACTATGTTCAACGTCTTAACTGGTTTCAAATTTATTGCTGAAAAGATTCAAGAATTCGAAGACAAACACAATCACACCTACATGATGGGATTTGAAGAAAGCTTCGGTTACTTGATTAAACCATTCGTACGTGATAAAGATGCTATCCAAGCTGTCCTTGTTGTTGCAGAACTTGCTGCTTACTACCGTTCACGTGGGTTGACTCTTGCTGACGGTATCGAAGAAATCTACAAAGAATACGGCTACTATGCTGAAAAGACTATTTCTGTTACCCTTTCAGGTGTTGATGGAGCTGAGCAAATCAAAGCAATTATGGCGAAATTCCGTGAAAATGGTCCAAAAGAATGGAACGCAACAGAAATCACAGTCGTAGAAGACTTCAAAGCACAAACATCCACTGCCGCTGATGGTACTGTAACAGCCTTGACTACTCCTCCAAGTGATGTCTTGAAATACACTCTTGCAGATGGTTCATGGATCGCAGTTCGCCCTTCTGGTACTGAACCAAAAATCAAGTTCTACATTGCAGTTGTTGGTGAAAGCAACGAAGATTCACAAGCTAAGATTGCTAACATCGAAGCGGAAATCAATGCTTTTGTTAAATAA
- a CDS encoding PedC/BrcD family bacteriocin maturation disulfide isomerase, which translates to MEQFLENIKDLEVTTVARAQDALDKKETATFFIGRKTCPYCRKFAGTLASVVAETKAHIYFINSEEPSQLDALQNFRSRYEIPTVPGFVHVENGEIKVRCDSSMSAQEIKEFAGL; encoded by the coding sequence ATGGAACAATTTTTAGAAAATATCAAAGACCTTGAAGTCACTACAGTTGCGCGTGCGCAAGACGCTCTTGATAAAAAAGAAACTGCAACCTTCTTTATTGGCCGTAAAACTTGCCCTTACTGCCGTAAATTTGCTGGCACATTAGCAAGTGTGGTGGCTGAAACCAAAGCTCACATCTACTTCATTAACAGCGAAGAACCAAGTCAACTAGATGCATTGCAAAACTTCCGCTCACGTTACGAAATCCCAACTGTACCAGGTTTTGTTCATGTTGAAAATGGAGAGATTAAGGTTCGTTGCGACTCTTCAATGTCAGCTCAAGAAATCAAAGAATTCGCTGGATTGTAA
- a CDS encoding MBL fold metallo-hydrolase, whose protein sequence is MSEKGFKYSILASGSSGNSFYLETPKKKILVDAGLSGKKITSLLGEINRKPEDLDAILITHEHADHIHGVGVLARKYGMDLYANEKTWQAMENSKYLGNVDSSQKHIFEMGKTKTFGDIDIESFGVSHDAVAPQFYRFMKDDKSFVMLTDTGYVSDRMAGIVENADGYLIESNHDVEILRAGSYAWRLKQRILSDLGHLSNEDGADAMIRTLGNRTKKIYLGHLSKENNIKELAHMTMVNQLAQADLGVGVDFQIYDTSPDTATPLTDI, encoded by the coding sequence ATGAGTGAAAAAGGCTTTAAATATAGTATTTTAGCATCGGGTTCTAGTGGAAATTCCTTCTATCTAGAAACCCCTAAGAAAAAGATTTTAGTAGATGCAGGCTTATCCGGTAAAAAGATCACAAGTTTGTTGGGTGAAATCAATCGTAAACCAGAGGATTTGGATGCTATCTTGATAACGCATGAACATGCTGACCATATCCACGGTGTTGGTGTTTTGGCACGTAAGTATGGCATGGATCTTTACGCAAATGAAAAGACCTGGCAAGCCATGGAAAATAGTAAGTATCTAGGCAATGTTGATTCTTCTCAAAAACATATCTTTGAAATGGGAAAAACTAAAACATTTGGAGATATCGACATTGAGAGTTTTGGAGTTAGCCATGATGCAGTTGCTCCCCAATTCTACCGCTTTATGAAGGATGACAAGAGCTTTGTTATGCTGACGGATACAGGCTATGTTAGTGATCGTATGGCTGGCATTGTCGAGAATGCAGATGGTTACTTGATTGAGTCTAATCATGATGTGGAAATCCTGAGAGCTGGATCTTATGCTTGGCGACTCAAACAACGCATCCTGTCTGACCTTGGTCACCTCTCGAATGAAGATGGTGCAGATGCCATGATTCGTACACTAGGTAATCGTACCAAGAAGATTTACCTAGGACATCTATCTAAAGAGAATAATATCAAGGAGCTAGCCCACATGACCATGGTCAATCAGTTAGCTCAAGCAGATCTAGGAGTAGGAGTAGATTTTCAAATTTACGATACATCTCCAGACACTGCAACACCACTAACAGACATATAA
- the vicK gene encoding cell wall metabolism sensor histidine kinase VicK has protein sequence MIEVIRQTILTRDFVFVLILIGFIMLVSFLLLEGRRDNIRLKQLNQKIKDLIAGDYSQVLDMQGNTEITNITNNLNDLSEVIRLTQENLEQESKRLHSILSYMTDGVLATNRRGQITMINDMAKRQLGVVSDEALNQNILELLKIEDEYELRDLITQSPELMIYSQNVNGEYISLRVRFALIRRESGFISGLVAVLHDTTEQEKEERERRLFVSNVSHELRTPLTSVKSYLEALDEGALYEPVAPDFIKVSLDETNRMMRMVTDLLHLSRIDNATSHLDVELINFTAFITFILNRFDKIRAQDQEKKYELVRDYPITSVWIEIDTDKMTQVIDNILNNAIKYSPDGGKITVSMKTTDDQMILSISDQGLGIPKEDLPKIFDRFYRVDKARSRAQGGTGLGLAIAKEIIKQHNGFIWAKSEYDKGSTFTIVLPYDNDAVKEEVWEDEVEDKNE, from the coding sequence ATGATTGAAGTAATTAGACAAACAATTTTAACCAGAGATTTCGTCTTTGTACTCATTTTAATTGGTTTTATCATGCTTGTTAGTTTTCTCTTGCTTGAAGGCCGTAGAGATAATATCCGACTCAAACAGTTAAATCAAAAGATTAAAGATTTAATTGCTGGTGATTATTCTCAAGTACTGGATATGCAGGGGAATACTGAAATCACTAACATTACGAATAACTTAAATGATTTGTCTGAAGTTATTCGTCTAACTCAGGAAAACCTTGAGCAGGAAAGTAAAAGATTGCATAGTATTTTGTCATATATGACAGATGGGGTTCTTGCAACAAATCGTCGTGGTCAAATCACGATGATTAACGATATGGCTAAGAGGCAACTTGGCGTCGTAAGTGATGAAGCATTAAATCAGAACATTTTAGAGTTGCTCAAGATTGAAGATGAGTACGAGCTTAGAGACTTAATAACTCAAAGTCCTGAATTGATGATTTATTCCCAAAATGTTAATGGAGAGTATATCAGTTTGCGTGTGCGTTTTGCCTTGATTCGTAGAGAATCTGGTTTTATCTCCGGTTTGGTAGCAGTCCTACATGATACGACTGAACAAGAGAAGGAAGAGCGCGAGAGAAGGCTTTTCGTTTCAAACGTTAGTCATGAATTGCGAACTCCTTTGACCAGTGTAAAATCTTATCTTGAGGCCTTGGATGAGGGTGCATTATATGAACCTGTTGCTCCTGATTTTATCAAAGTATCTTTAGATGAGACCAACCGTATGATGCGAATGGTGACGGACCTCTTGCATCTTTCGCGTATTGATAATGCAACTAGCCATTTAGATGTTGAATTGATTAACTTTACAGCTTTCATTACGTTTATCCTAAACCGTTTCGATAAGATACGAGCCCAGGATCAAGAAAAGAAATACGAGTTGGTTCGTGATTATCCCATTACATCGGTCTGGATTGAAATTGATACAGACAAGATGACTCAGGTAATCGATAATATTCTTAACAATGCCATCAAGTATTCCCCTGATGGTGGGAAAATTACGGTTAGCATGAAAACCACTGATGACCAGATGATTTTATCCATTTCTGATCAAGGACTTGGAATTCCTAAAGAAGATTTACCGAAGATTTTTGACCGTTTCTACAGGGTTGATAAGGCTAGAAGTCGTGCCCAAGGTGGGACTGGTTTAGGTCTTGCTATAGCAAAAGAAATCATCAAGCAACACAATGGATTTATCTGGGCCAAGAGTGAATATGACAAGGGTTCAACCTTTACCATTGTTCTTCCTTATGATAATGATGCTGTGAAAGAAGAAGTATGGGAGGATGAAGTAGAAGACAAGAATGAGTGA
- the yycF gene encoding response regulator YycF, whose translation MKKILIVDDEKPISDIIKFNMTKEGYEVITAFNGREAIELFEAEKPDIIILDLMLPEIDGLEVAKTIRKTSSVPIIMLSAKDSEFDKVIGLELGADDYVTKPFSNRELQARVKALLRRTELVAVDNQEEDTKLQSLQIGDLEILPDAYVAKKYGEELDLTHREFELLHHLASHLGQVITREHLLETVWGYDYFGDVRTVDVTIRRLREKIEDTPSRPEYILTRRGVGYYMRNND comes from the coding sequence ATGAAAAAAATATTGATTGTAGATGATGAAAAACCAATCTCAGATATTATTAAGTTTAATATGACCAAGGAAGGCTATGAAGTTATTACAGCCTTTAATGGACGTGAAGCGATTGAACTGTTTGAAGCTGAAAAACCTGATATTATTATTTTGGACTTGATGCTTCCAGAAATTGATGGTCTTGAAGTGGCTAAAACAATTCGCAAGACAAGCAGTGTTCCGATTATCATGCTTTCAGCAAAAGACAGTGAGTTTGATAAGGTTATTGGTCTTGAACTTGGCGCGGATGATTATGTGACCAAGCCATTTTCAAACCGTGAGCTACAAGCGCGTGTTAAGGCACTTCTTCGTCGTACGGAGTTAGTAGCAGTGGATAACCAAGAGGAAGATACTAAATTGCAAAGTCTTCAAATTGGGGATTTAGAGATTCTTCCAGATGCTTATGTAGCCAAAAAATATGGAGAAGAATTGGACTTAACTCATAGAGAGTTTGAGTTGTTGCATCACTTAGCTTCGCATCTAGGTCAAGTTATTACTCGTGAACATCTCCTTGAGACTGTTTGGGGTTATGATTATTTTGGTGATGTTCGTACTGTCGATGTCACTATTAGACGTCTACGTGAGAAGATTGAAGACACACCAAGTAGACCTGAATATATCTTAACTCGTCGTGGTGTTGGTTATTACATGAGAAATAATGATTGA
- the mutY gene encoding A/G-specific adenine glycosylase, whose amino-acid sequence MLDLEKYGVSMWEEERILSFRKKLLAWYDENKRDLPWRRTKNPYHIWVSEIMLQQTRVDTVIPYYERFLEWFPTVESLANAPEERLLKAWEGLGYYSRVRNMQTAAQQIMNEFNGEFPSTNEGISSLKGIGPYTAGAIASIAFNLPQPAVDGNVMRVLARLFEVNYDIGNPSNRKIFQAMMEILIDPNRPGDFNQALMDLGSDIEAPVNPRPEDSPVKDFSAAYQNGTMDRYPIKAPKKKPVPIFLNALVVQNGRGQFLLEKNESEKLLAGFWHFPLIEVDEFSKDEELNLFNQVAEPSMQLGPSPQESFEQDYDLEVDWQDCDFKEVKHIFSHRKWHVRILAGQVVDSKEYSDKEVVWLTPDEFDLYPLAKPQQKIWQEYSKRC is encoded by the coding sequence ATGTTAGATTTGGAGAAATATGGCGTGTCCATGTGGGAAGAGGAGAGGATTCTCTCTTTTCGTAAAAAGTTATTAGCTTGGTATGATGAAAATAAGCGGGACCTACCTTGGAGAAGGACTAAAAATCCTTATCATATCTGGGTGTCTGAAATCATGTTGCAGCAAACCAGAGTTGATACAGTTATTCCTTATTATGAACGGTTTCTAGAATGGTTTCCGACTGTAGAGAGTTTAGCAAATGCACCTGAAGAACGTTTATTAAAAGCTTGGGAAGGTCTTGGTTATTATTCTCGTGTTCGCAATATGCAAACTGCAGCCCAGCAGATTATGAATGAGTTTAATGGGGAATTTCCTTCAACTAACGAAGGTATTTCAAGCTTGAAGGGGATAGGGCCCTATACAGCTGGGGCTATTGCAAGTATTGCCTTTAACCTACCACAACCAGCAGTTGATGGGAATGTCATGCGTGTTTTGGCTCGTCTATTTGAAGTCAATTATGATATTGGAAATCCAAGCAATCGCAAGATATTTCAAGCTATGATGGAAATCTTGATTGACCCAAATCGTCCAGGGGATTTCAATCAGGCTTTGATGGATTTGGGTTCAGATATTGAGGCACCCGTTAACCCGAGGCCAGAAGATAGTCCAGTTAAAGATTTTAGTGCTGCCTATCAAAATGGAACAATGGATCGCTATCCTATTAAAGCGCCAAAGAAAAAACCAGTTCCTATATTTTTAAATGCTTTAGTTGTGCAAAATGGCAGAGGACAGTTTTTACTAGAAAAGAATGAAAGTGAAAAGTTACTTGCTGGATTTTGGCATTTCCCCTTGATTGAGGTAGATGAATTTTCAAAAGATGAAGAACTAAATCTCTTTAATCAGGTTGCTGAACCATCCATGCAACTTGGTCCATCACCTCAAGAAAGTTTTGAGCAGGATTATGATTTAGAAGTTGACTGGCAGGATTGTGATTTCAAAGAAGTGAAGCATATCTTTAGCCATCGAAAGTGGCATGTACGAATCCTAGCGGGACAAGTAGTTGATAGTAAAGAGTATAGCGACAAAGAAGTTGTTTGGTTAACTCCAGATGAGTTTGACCTCTATCCACTAGCAAAACCTCAACAAAAAATTTGGCAAGAGTATTCAAAAAGATGCTGA